GATGCGGCGGAACATCCCGTCGCCTTGCAGCTCGGCGGCTCTGATCCCGCAAAACTTGCCGAGGCGGCGCGCGTCGGCGAGGCCTTCGGGTATGACGAGATCAATCTCAACGTTGGTTGCCCGTCCGACCGCGTTCAGTCGGGCACATTCGGCGCCTGTCTGATGAAAGTGCCCGACCTCGTCGCCGACTGCGTCGCGGCGATGAAGGCGACGGTAGCAATACCCGTCGCGGTCAAGTGCCGGATCGGCGTTGACGAACAGGATCCGGAGCCGGCACTCGATGCGCTGGCGGACGGGGTTTTCGATGCCGGCGCCGACGCTTTGTGGGTGCATGCACGCAAGGCGTGGCTCGAAGGATTGAGTCCCAAGGAAAACCGGGACATCCCGCCGCTCGACTATAACAGGGTCTATCGGCTGAAGGCTGGAAAACCGAATAAATTCATCGGCATCAATGGCGGCATTCAGTCGCTTGAAGAAGCGCGCGTGCATCTCGACCATGTCGACGGCGCCATGCTTGGCCGCGCCGCCTACCACGCGCCCGGCATTCTGGCCGGCGTCGATGCCGCCTTCTACGGCGCGAAGCCCGAAGCGTTCGATTTCGCCGCGCTGATCGATGCGATGGCGGACTATGCGGCACACCACATCGAGCAGGGCGGGCGGCTGGGCCATGTCACCCGCCATATGGTCGGGCTGTTCCATGGGCTGCCCGGTGCGCGGCGCTACCGCCAGATCCTGTCGACGGACGCGACGCGGCCCGGTGCCGGGCCAGTCGTGCTGAAGAAGGCTTTCGAGGCTGTCGAGTTCGGCGGAGCCGCAGCCGAAGCGGCCTGACCTCAATCCCTGAGAATCATACGATCGCCGCGCACGTCGAAACCCGACAGCGAGCCGATGAAATTCATGCCGAGCAGGCTTTGGCTCAGCATGCCGGGCGCCGCGACCATCACCGACATGTCCTTGCGCACGATGCTGCCGATCGCCACTTGGTCGGTCTTCACAGCTGCGGCGCGTGCCATGCCGTTGGCTGTCGAAACCGGTATCGTGTAGTTGAGCGCGGCCGGATTGAAGCCGGCGGCCTGCGCGTCCTCCGAGGTCAACACGGTGCTGGTCGCGCCGGTGTCGACAACGGCCCTTACCGGATTGCCATTGATCAGGATGCGCGCTTCGAAATGACCGTTTTCGGCCTTGTCGAGGGTCACGGTGGCGTGACCGTCTTCGACGCCGAGCGCCAGCGGACTACCGGGAACGAGGCCGGCGGTGACCCGGCTGGCGATATCCTGCAGTTCGTAGCGATACTGATAGCCTGCGACCAGCGAGAGCACGATGGCCACCCAAGCGCCGAGGTTGCGGGCCATGGCGCCCAAGGGGCGGCCGGAGCGAAGCAGGCCGGCGCCGATGAGGGCGCCGAAGGCACCAAGCCAGATCAGCCGGCCGAAGTCGTAATTCTCGATGCCGAGCGTGCTGCCGGCGGAATCGTTGGTCATGAGCAGGACCACTCCTACCCCGATCACGGCCATCACTATCCAGAATAACCGGCCCATCAACGCCTCATCAAAGTGCGTCGCGTTCGCGCGCCATGCGGGTGCGGCGCGTTTCCCGGCGAGGCCGGCGCTCGACCGTTTCCAGCCGAGCCGGCAGTTCAGCCATCACATTGCGGCGTGCTTCCTGCGTCATGCTCATCCAGGCGCCGATTTCATCGCGCGTGCGGCCGCAACCGAAGCAGAAGCCGGTTTTCATATCGATCGAACAGACCAGGATGCAGGGAGATTCGATGACTGTCATGACTTTCTCTCGAGGGATCCGTGCGGAATCCGCTCTTCCACTCCCACATGGTGCAACGGCAAAGCCAATGCAAGCCCTCGCGATCACGCCTTCCGCGGCCGCCTTTGCGGCAACCAGGGACAATGATCAGGGAAGGTTGTGCCAATCGCGCAACGCGGCTATGCCGCTCACCAACTCCAGGAATGATTGCTCACGACATGACCAGCGCGCTGCCTTTCGACGATTTTCGCAACCTGCTCGACAACCTGCCTGCTGCCGATCTCAAAGCTGAAGCGCGGGTGCGCGCGCTGTTTGCCAAGGCCGACAAGCCACGCAATTCGCTCGGCCGCATCGAGGACATCGCCGCGTGGCTTGCCGCATGGAGCGGCCGGGCTCCGCCCGCGGTGACGAGGCCGTTGATGGCTGTCTTTGCCGGCAATCATGGCGTTGTCAGGCACGGGATTTCGCCACGGCCGGTGGCGGCTACCGCCAACGCGGTCGAGCTTTGCGCGGCCGGGGGTGCGGCGATCAACCAGATCTGCATTGCCAACGATCTCGGACTGAAGGTGTTCGATCTTGCCCTGCACATCCCGACCGGCGACATCATCGAGGATGCCGCGCTGGATGAACGCGGTTGCGCGGCCACCATGGCCTTTGGCATGGAGGCGATCGCCGGCGGCACTGACCTGCTTTGCCTTGGCGACCTCGGCGTCGGCAATTCCACCGTCGCCGCCGCCCTGCTCGCAGCGCTGTTCGGAGGCAGGGGTGCCGATTGGACTGGTCCAGGATCCGGCGCCGATGCGGCCATGCAGGCCCGCAAGGCGGAGGTGGTCGATGCGGCCCTGGCATTTCATGGCGGCCATCTCGAAGACCCGTTCGAAGTGCTGCGCAGGGTCGGCGGCCGCGAGTTCGCGGCGATAGCCGGCGCCATCCTCGCCGCGCGGATGCAGAACGTCCCGGTGGTGCTCGACGGCTTTGCGGCAACCGCGGCCGCGGCGGTGCTGTATGCCGCGAACGCCGCAGCCCTCGACCATTGTGTTCTCGCCAGCCTGTCGCCGGAGCCCGCGCATGCAAGGGCCGCGGAGTTGCTTGGCTTCCGGCCGCTGCTCGACCTGGGTATCAGCCACGGAGAAGGGGCAGGGGCAGCGCTTGCCGCGGGCCTGGTCAAGGCGGCGGCGCTGACCAGTTCGGGAATGGCAGCAGCAGTGCGGGGCTAGGCAGACTGCGCACTGAAATCTGCTACCGCCTGCGCGCCGCCACAGCCGCGGTCGGCAGCGCCGGTAATTCTTCCATCACTCGGCTCAGCGGGAAGATGGCGATCGCCTCTGTGCCCTCGCGCAATTTGGAATGGAGCTCGAACTCGCCGCCATGCATGGCGAGCAGCCCTTGCACGATGGGCAGGCCAAGGCCGGTGCCCTGTTCGGCGCTCTTGATGGCGATCGAGCCCTGGCCGAAGGCCGAAAGCACGACAGGGATCTCGTCCTCGGGAATGCCCGGGCCGTTGTCCTTGATCGAAATGTATTGCCCACCCCCAGCCGTCCAGCCGACGCGGACGCGGATTTCGCCGCCGGTGGCGGTGAACTTGATGGCATTGGACAGAAGGTTGAGCGTGATCTGCCGCACCGCGCGCTCGTCGGCGAACAGCCGTGGCAATGTCGGTTCGAAATCCTGGACGACGCGGATGTCCTTGTTGCGTGCCTTCAACTCCATCATATGGCAGCAATCCTCGACGATGTTGAGCAACATCACCGGTTCCTCGTTGAGCTGGTAGCGGCCGGCCTCGATGCGCGACAGATCGAGGATCTCGTTGATCAGATCAAGCAAATGCTGGCCGGAATCATGCACGTCGTGGGCGTAGTCGCGATAGGTGGGATTGCTCATCGGCCCCAGCACTTCGTTCGCCATCACTTCGGAAAAGCCGAGAATGGCATTGAGCGGCGTGCGCAATTCGTGGCTCATCGAAGCGAGGAAGCGCGACTTTGCCAGGTTGGCATCCTCGGCCCGCCGGCGTGCTTCGTCCGACATCGATTTCGCCGTTTCCAGTTCAGCGATCAGCGCGTCCTTTTCGGAGCGGAACGACAACAGCATCAAGGAGGAGCGATTGATGTGACGGGCGACATAGGCGAAGAAAGGCAACGACAGGGCAAGCAGCGCCGCCATGATCGCCTCGACCGGCATCCACAGCTTGGCCCCGGTATAGGCATAGAGCGCCACCGGTACGGCGAAGGTTGCCAACAGTGCGCCGCTGAGGGACGAGGCCATGACCGCCGTCCCGGCCATGGCAAGCAGCAGCACCACCGCCTTGACCACCTGGAACTGGTCGAGGGCGCAGGCGCCGCAGCCGAGCCAGACGAACCAGGCCCAGCCGAGACCGCAAAGGAAATGGCCGGCCAGGAACTCCCTTCGCGCCTGCGAGGGATTGATCTCGGAAGCCTCCGTCCGCTCTGTGCGCCGCGCCATGAAGGCGACGATCGTGTAGCAGGTGAGCGTGAACAGCGCCCAGAGCCCGATCTCGTTGCCGACGCCAGCGAACCGTCCCGCCGCGGCGATCGCCAGGACAAGCAGCGGGATGACCACGGCGCCGCTCGTCATGGCGCGGGCGTGGAGTTTCAGGAGTTCGCGGTCGAAATCGGGATTGCCCGCCTGCTGCGAAAGACGGTCGCGCGTCTTGCGCACCGCGCGCGCCACATCGCTGTTGCGATGCGGTTTCCTGCGGTCCACAATGAACTTGTCCGCTGTGTTCGAGCGTTGCAGGGGCATCAAAAACTTCAATTTAGGCGCGCAGCGATTTCAAGGCGTTAAGCTACGTTCGAATGATTAACCAACCGTTTGCCATATGAGCCGTTCCTGGTCGCCAAGGTCGCGCCGGCGGTACGCGGTGCCGCGCCCGAGAAGCCTGCGGCGCAAAATGCTGGACTATGGGCTGACCGTGATCATTCTGGGCCTGCTGATCCTGTTGGCGACGCGTCTCGATCGCGTGGAGACGCGTAAGACGCAAGGTGCGGCCATCATCAATGATGGCGATTCGATCACGCTCGGCACCGAACGCATCCGCATGCGCGGCATCGACGCCCCGGAATACACCCAGACCTGCCGCAAGAACGGCGCCGATTATCCCTGTGGTACGCTTGCGCGCCAATCGCTGGTGCGCCTGATCGCCAGCCGGCCGGTCACCTGCAGCGGCTGGCAACGCGATCGCTATGGCCGGTTACTCGGTCACTGCATGGCCGGCGGTACCGATCTCAACCGCGCTCAGGTCGAGGCTGGCTGGGCCGTCGCCTATGGCGATTTCGAAAACGAGCAAGCGATTGCGCGCGCGGCAAAGGTTGGTATCTGGGCGGGTACGTTCGACCAGCCGCAGGACTGGCGCGCCGGCCATCGCGGCGAGATTGTCGAGCGCAAGCACGGCACGCTGGCGTCGATCGGTGACGCCGTGCGAGAGATCTTTCGCTTCTGGTGAAGCGTATCTGGTGGAAGGGAAGGAGGATCGAATGAAACTCTTCGACGGCGGCCGGGCGCCCAACCCGCGGCGGGTTCGCGTTTTCCTCGCCGAGAAGGGGATCTCGGTTCCGCTCGTATCCATCGACATGGGCGCGCTGGAGCACAAGAACGAAGCGGTGAGTTCGCGCAATCCTTTGCAACGCCTGCCGGTGCTGGAGCTTGACGACGGCACCGTCATCACCGAATCCGTCGCCATCTGCCGCTATTTCGAGGAGTTGCACCCGGAGCCAGCCCTGTTCGGACGTGGCGCGCTCGGCAAGGCACAGGTCGAGATGTGGCAAAGACGGATGGAGTTCAATTTGCTCAGTTGCGTCGCCCAGGCCTTTCGCCATATTCATCCGGCGATGAAGGAATGGGAAATCCCACAGATCCCCGAATGGGGCGAGGCCAACAAGCCGAAGGCGGTCGCGTTCCTGAAACTCCTCGACGGAGAGTTGGCCAATCGGGAGTTCGCCGCCGGCGACAGCTATTCGATTGCCGACATTACCGGCCTGATCGCGATCGACTTCATGAAGCCGGCACGGATCAAGGTGCCGGAGGAATGCACCAATGTGCTGCGTTGGCATCAGGCGATCTCCAGCCGGCCGAGTGCCGCCGCTTGAGCGTGGAATTGGACAGATTCGCCGCGACGGTCCGCGCCTGCCGCATCTGCGTCGAAAATCCCATCGGCAAGCCACTGCGGCATGAGCCGCGACCGGTGCTGCGGCCATCATCCAGCGCCCGCATTCTGATCGCCAGCCAGGCGCCAGGAACCAAGGTACACCTGTCGGGCATGCCGTTCACCGATGCCTCCGGCGACCGGCTGCGGAGCTGGCTTGGTGTGACCAGCGATGAATTCTACGACATCGACAAATTCGCCATCGTGCCGATGGGCTTCTGCTTTCCCGGCCAGGATGCCAAGGGCGGTGACCTGCCGCCAAGGCGCGAATGCGCGCCGGCCTGGCGCGCGCCTTTGATGGCCTTGATGTCGAAGATCGACCTGGTGCTGACGATCGGCATCTATGCTCAGTCCTGGCATATGGGCGCCGCGCGCCGTCCCTCGGTGACGGAAACGATGATGGACTGGCGGGCCATATGGGACAATTCCGTTGGCCCGAAAGTGCTGCCGCTGCCACATCCGTCCTGGCGCAACACCGGCTGGCTGAAGCAGAATCCATGGTTTGAAATGGATTTGCTGCCTTTCCTGCGGTCGGAAATCCGCTATCGCATCGGCTAAGCGTTCAGCAAGAAATCACTCGCTTTCAAGGCAATCGGCAGAATTTCTTTCTTGTGAATGGCCTGAATAAAAGGGAATATAGCGAAACTATTCCCCAGGAGCCCCCGATGGACCGCCTTGACCGAAAAATTCTCCGCCTCCTGCAGGAGGACGCGACGCTCGCTGTCGCCGATGTCGCCAAGAAGGTCGGCCTGTCGACCACGCCTTGCTGGCGCCGCATCCAAAAACTCGAGGAGGAGGGTGTCATCAAGCGGCGCGTCGCCATTCTCGACCACGAGAAGGTCAATGTGCGCGTCACCGTTTTCGTGTCGATCCGCACCAATTCGCACAGCCATGAATGGCTGCGGCGGTTTTCCGAAGTCATCCAGGAATTTCCCGAGGTCGTCGAGTTCTACCGCATGAGCGGCGACGTCGACTATCTGCTGCGCGTCGTGGTGCCCGACATCGCCGCTTACGACGCGTTCTACAAGCGGCTGATCGCCAAGATCGAAATCCGCGACGTGTCCTCGTCCTTCGCCATGGAGCAGATCAAATACACCACCGAAATCCCGCTCGACTACATGGTGTTGGACAAGGAATCAGGCGCCAACGCCGCCTAAGCGTCGATCCGATCAGTTCTTCTTCTTGTTGAGGAATGTCCAGGGCGAGTTCACCGGCAGGGTGATGGTGTCAGACACAGTGTCGACCCCGACCACCTCCGCCTTGCGGACGGTGTAACCGGACTGAATGACGTTGACGCCATCGAGAATGAACAGCTGGCTTTTCTCCATGTCCGGCTTCAGGGCACCTGTGACAGCGACCGGCTGGTAAGCTTCCGACATCTTGTAGGGATGGGCTGGTGTGACCAGTACGATCTGGTTGGGCGGCGGCGTCGGCATGTGGCTGCATGCGCCCGTCCACGGCACCAACAGGAACTGATAGACGAGGTCGCCGTCGCGATCGACCGGCAATGCATAGCCGGCTAATTGTATGATCTTGTCCTGCAGGCCAAGGGACAGCGTCTCGCCATGGTCGGGCAATTTTGCCGCGATCATCGGCAGGCCGGCATCTTCGGCAAGCGCCTGGGTGGCCGGGCGCAAATCCTTCCAGAAGATGTGCATGGTCGCGGCCGAGGCTCCGGCAACGGAGAGAGACAGCGCCGCCGCGAGCGCTATGATCGACTTGAAACAGTTCATGGCCGCTTCCCTTGCTGGGGAGTAAAGACTTCGAGGCCAATGGCGTCAATGCTCGAGCCTCATCACATATCGGCGAGAGCCGGCCATCCCGGTCTCGTTGAAACCGCGAGCAGCAAACATGTCGCGAAAGCCCATGAAACGGTAGCTCGGTGACGCCTCGTCCACCGGATAGGCCTCAATGACGCGCGCCCCCTTGGTGAAGGCGTGCTCGATGGCCGCATCGAGCAATGCCGAAGCAAGCCCGCCGCCGCGCAAAGCCCTTGGCACGTAGAAGCAGACGATCGACCAGACGCCCGTCTCGGCGTCGTCCTGCTGCCTTGAAAGCTTGCGATAGGTCTCGCGCGGCGCGACCGAGCACCAGGCGACGGCCTTTCCGTCGATATGGGCGAGGATGCCGACCGGCGTGCCGGCGTCGATGAGCGCCATCATCCGACGTTTCTTCTCGTCGTTCTGGATATGCTCGCGACCGGCGTGTCGCCAGGCCATGCACCAGCAATATTTCGGCGCACCGGGCTGCTCGAACAAGGTCTCGAAGCTGACGCGTGTTGCCGGTGTCACCTCGGTGAAACGGATATCGGCGTATTCAGATTTTTCTGGCGGCGAGGCGTTCGAGCGTCTTGGCATCTGACAGTTCCTTCGCGGCATCCTTGCCGACCCAACGCCTGGTCTTGTCGCTGGAAACCGCAAGTTTCTGCGCCAGGGCGAGGGCAGGAGCATGCAACGTCACCGATCGCTTACCGATCTGCCGCAGCGCCCAATTGACCGCTTTCCTGACGAAATTGCGTTCATCACCGGCTTGGGCGTCGATCAATCGCAGATAAGGCAGGAACGTCGCGTCAGGTTCCTTCTTCAGATGCACCGCCGCCCATGCCAGCATCGCAAAGGCCGTGCGGCGGACGAATTCGCGCTCGTCGGCCGCGAACTCTTCGATCAGTTCACGCCAGAACGGCGTGTCCCCGAACAGGTCCGACACAGTGTCGACAACTTCCCAGGAATCGAAATCGCCGGCCCAGCGGCGGCATTCCTCAATTGTGATCTCCTTTGGCTCACCTGTGAAAGCCGCGATCAGCCTCGCTTCGCGAATGCCGCTGTCCCACAGCGCCAGGGACCGTTCGTGGTTGCGCTTCAGCTTGCGCGCCAAGGGCCGCAAATCCGCATTGCCAACACCGAGCGCGGTCGCGGTGTTGATGCCGAACCGCGCCATGCCGCGGCGATTCTCCTCGGTGCCGATCGAGCGCAGATGCGCGACGACCTCCTGCGCGGTCCAGCCTGGAGAGGGCAGGGACATGGGCGCCTACTTCTCCAGCCGCGCCAGCAGCGAGGACGTGTCCCAACGCTTGCCGCCCATGGCCTGCACGTCCTTGTAGAACTGGTCGACAAGCGCGGTCACCGGCAGCTTGGCGCCGTTGCGGTCGGCTTCCGCCAGGCAGATGCCGAGGTCCTTGCGCATCCAGTCGACGGCGAAACCGAAATCGTATTTACCGGCATTCATGGTCTTGTGCCGGTTCTCCATCTGCCAGGAGCCGGCCGCGCCCTTGGAGATCACCTCGATCACCTTCTCGATGTCGAGACCGGCCTTCTTGCCGAAATGGATGCCTTCCGACAGTCCCTGCACCAGCCCGGCGATGCAGATCTGGTTGATCATCTTGGTGAGCTGGCCGGCGCCTGCCGACCCCATCAGTCCGACCATACGGGCGTAGGCGTCGATGACCGGCCTGGCCTTGTCGAAGGTAGCCTGGTCGCCACCGACCATGACCGTCAGCACGCCGTTCTCGGCACCAGCCTGGCCGCCGGAAACCGGCGCGTCGAGAAATGAGAATCCGCTCGATTGCGCGGCTTGTGCCAGTTCGCGCGCGACTTCTGCCGAAGCCGTCGTGTTGTCGATGAAGATGGAGCCTTTCTTCATCGCCTTGAAGGCGCCTTCGGGACCAGTCGTCACCGACCGCAGATCGTCATCATTGCCGACACAGGAGAAGACGAAATCCTTGCCCTCGGCAGCCTGCGCCGGTGTCGCGGCAAAGCTGCCGCCATGTTGAGCGACCCATTGTTCGGCTTTCGCGCGGGTGCGGTTATAGACGATGACGTCGTGGCCGCCCTTGTTTTTCAGGTGCCCGGCCATGGGGTAGCCCATGACGCCAAGACCGAGAAATGCCACCGATGCCATGCTTTTTCCTTCCGACGGAATAGAGATTTCAGTTGCGGAAGCTCTAGGCCATGCGGCGAATTCGTCAAGGCGCGCGCCACCGCATCGACTGGTGCAGACTGATGACAGATCGCTTAAACGCGTGGCGTCGCACGCATCAGCGGTGTAGGTGGACCGTGATCCGCCGTTCGATCCATTCGACCCCGTGGCGCAGGATCTCGACCATCACCAGATAGACGATGGCGACCCAGACATAGGCCTGGAAGTCGAAGGATTTGGCGTAGGCGAGCTTCGCGTTGCCCATCAGGTCGTAGACTGTGATGATGGCGACGATGGCCGAGGCCTTGATCATCAGAACCAGTTCATTGCCGTAGGGTCGCAACGCCACGATGATCGCCTGTGGCAGGATGACCTTGCGCAATGTCTGCAGCTTGTGCAGACCAAGCGAGGCGGCGCCCTCCCACTGGCCCCTGGGCACGCTTTCGATGGCACCGCGCAGGATTTCGGCCTGGTAGGCGGCGGTGTTGAGCGCGAAGGCAAACACACCGCAGTTGAAGGCGTCGCGGAAGAACCACCACAGTCCGACGGATTCGAGCTGCACCCGGAAAGAGCCCACGCCGTAATAGACCAGATAGACCTGTACGAGCAGCGGCGTGCCGCGGAAGAAATAGACGTAACAGTAGGCGATGCCGGACAGGATCCGGTTCTTCGACATGCGGCCATAGGTGACGGGCAATGAAAGGATCGCGCCGACCACCATCGAAATCGACACGAGCGCCAGCGTGGTTCCCAGCCCTTGCAGATAGGCCGGCGCATACCTGGCGAAGAATTCGCCGTTCCAGGAATAGAAAAGATACGCAACGATACCGAGGCCGAAGAGAATCCACAGGCCGACAAGCGCATATCCCACGATGCGGGTGCGCGGCCAGCCGCGAGCCGGCGGTGGAGGCCGTTCGACCGCGATCGCTTCCGTGATGCTCATCGCGCCTCCCTCCGCCCCAGCGAGCGCAAGATAAACCCGGTGGCGATCGACGACAGGATCGCCAGGACGAGGAAGACCAGCGCGGCGAAGCTATAGAAGAGGAACGAATGCTTGGTGACGCGCGCCGCCACGCCGGCGTTGCGCAAGGTCTCGGCGAGGTTGACCAC
The genomic region above belongs to Mesorhizobium sp. B4-1-4 and contains:
- a CDS encoding NAD(P)-dependent oxidoreductase; its protein translation is MASVAFLGLGVMGYPMAGHLKNKGGHDVIVYNRTRAKAEQWVAQHGGSFAATPAQAAEGKDFVFSCVGNDDDLRSVTTGPEGAFKAMKKGSIFIDNTTASAEVARELAQAAQSSGFSFLDAPVSGGQAGAENGVLTVMVGGDQATFDKARPVIDAYARMVGLMGSAGAGQLTKMINQICIAGLVQGLSEGIHFGKKAGLDIEKVIEVISKGAAGSWQMENRHKTMNAGKYDFGFAVDWMRKDLGICLAEADRNGAKLPVTALVDQFYKDVQAMGGKRWDTSSLLARLEK
- a CDS encoding GNAT family N-acetyltransferase translates to MPRRSNASPPEKSEYADIRFTEVTPATRVSFETLFEQPGAPKYCWCMAWRHAGREHIQNDEKKRRMMALIDAGTPVGILAHIDGKAVAWCSVAPRETYRKLSRQQDDAETGVWSIVCFYVPRALRGGGLASALLDAAIEHAFTKGARVIEAYPVDEASPSYRFMGFRDMFAARGFNETGMAGSRRYVMRLEH
- a CDS encoding ABC transporter permease → MSITEAIAVERPPPPARGWPRTRIVGYALVGLWILFGLGIVAYLFYSWNGEFFARYAPAYLQGLGTTLALVSISMVVGAILSLPVTYGRMSKNRILSGIAYCYVYFFRGTPLLVQVYLVYYGVGSFRVQLESVGLWWFFRDAFNCGVFAFALNTAAYQAEILRGAIESVPRGQWEGAASLGLHKLQTLRKVILPQAIIVALRPYGNELVLMIKASAIVAIITVYDLMGNAKLAYAKSFDFQAYVWVAIVYLVMVEILRHGVEWIERRITVHLHR
- a CDS encoding uracil-DNA glycosylase family protein, translated to MHQCAALASGDLQPAECRRLSVELDRFAATVRACRICVENPIGKPLRHEPRPVLRPSSSARILIASQAPGTKVHLSGMPFTDASGDRLRSWLGVTSDEFYDIDKFAIVPMGFCFPGQDAKGGDLPPRRECAPAWRAPLMALMSKIDLVLTIGIYAQSWHMGAARRPSVTETMMDWRAIWDNSVGPKVLPLPHPSWRNTGWLKQNPWFEMDLLPFLRSEIRYRIG
- a CDS encoding DUF1289 domain-containing protein, which encodes MTVIESPCILVCSIDMKTGFCFGCGRTRDEIGAWMSMTQEARRNVMAELPARLETVERRPRRETRRTRMARERDAL
- a CDS encoding sensor histidine kinase — translated: MPLQRSNTADKFIVDRRKPHRNSDVARAVRKTRDRLSQQAGNPDFDRELLKLHARAMTSGAVVIPLLVLAIAAAGRFAGVGNEIGLWALFTLTCYTIVAFMARRTERTEASEINPSQARREFLAGHFLCGLGWAWFVWLGCGACALDQFQVVKAVVLLLAMAGTAVMASSLSGALLATFAVPVALYAYTGAKLWMPVEAIMAALLALSLPFFAYVARHINRSSLMLLSFRSEKDALIAELETAKSMSDEARRRAEDANLAKSRFLASMSHELRTPLNAILGFSEVMANEVLGPMSNPTYRDYAHDVHDSGQHLLDLINEILDLSRIEAGRYQLNEEPVMLLNIVEDCCHMMELKARNKDIRVVQDFEPTLPRLFADERAVRQITLNLLSNAIKFTATGGEIRVRVGWTAGGGQYISIKDNGPGIPEDEIPVVLSAFGQGSIAIKSAEQGTGLGLPIVQGLLAMHGGEFELHSKLREGTEAIAIFPLSRVMEELPALPTAAVAARRR
- a CDS encoding glutathione S-transferase, which translates into the protein MKLFDGGRAPNPRRVRVFLAEKGISVPLVSIDMGALEHKNEAVSSRNPLQRLPVLELDDGTVITESVAICRYFEELHPEPALFGRGALGKAQVEMWQRRMEFNLLSCVAQAFRHIHPAMKEWEIPQIPEWGEANKPKAVAFLKLLDGELANREFAAGDSYSIADITGLIAIDFMKPARIKVPEECTNVLRWHQAISSRPSAAA
- the dusA gene encoding tRNA dihydrouridine(20/20a) synthase DusA, whose protein sequence is MLEAKLAIAPMMDWTDRHCRFFHRQLTSRALLYTEMVVADAVIQGARERLLGFDAAEHPVALQLGGSDPAKLAEAARVGEAFGYDEINLNVGCPSDRVQSGTFGACLMKVPDLVADCVAAMKATVAIPVAVKCRIGVDEQDPEPALDALADGVFDAGADALWVHARKAWLEGLSPKENRDIPPLDYNRVYRLKAGKPNKFIGINGGIQSLEEARVHLDHVDGAMLGRAAYHAPGILAGVDAAFYGAKPEAFDFAALIDAMADYAAHHIEQGGRLGHVTRHMVGLFHGLPGARRYRQILSTDATRPGAGPVVLKKAFEAVEFGGAAAEAA
- a CDS encoding TIGR02281 family clan AA aspartic protease; this encodes MGRLFWIVMAVIGVGVVLLMTNDSAGSTLGIENYDFGRLIWLGAFGALIGAGLLRSGRPLGAMARNLGAWVAIVLSLVAGYQYRYELQDIASRVTAGLVPGSPLALGVEDGHATVTLDKAENGHFEARILINGNPVRAVVDTGATSTVLTSEDAQAAGFNPAALNYTIPVSTANGMARAAAVKTDQVAIGSIVRKDMSVMVAAPGMLSQSLLGMNFIGSLSGFDVRGDRMILRD
- a CDS encoding nicotinate-nucleotide--dimethylbenzimidazole phosphoribosyltransferase encodes the protein MTSALPFDDFRNLLDNLPAADLKAEARVRALFAKADKPRNSLGRIEDIAAWLAAWSGRAPPAVTRPLMAVFAGNHGVVRHGISPRPVAATANAVELCAAGGAAINQICIANDLGLKVFDLALHIPTGDIIEDAALDERGCAATMAFGMEAIAGGTDLLCLGDLGVGNSTVAAALLAALFGGRGADWTGPGSGADAAMQARKAEVVDAALAFHGGHLEDPFEVLRRVGGREFAAIAGAILAARMQNVPVVLDGFAATAAAAVLYAANAAALDHCVLASLSPEPAHARAAELLGFRPLLDLGISHGEGAGAALAAGLVKAAALTSSGMAAAVRG
- a CDS encoding thermonuclease family protein; translated protein: MSRSWSPRSRRRYAVPRPRSLRRKMLDYGLTVIILGLLILLATRLDRVETRKTQGAAIINDGDSITLGTERIRMRGIDAPEYTQTCRKNGADYPCGTLARQSLVRLIASRPVTCSGWQRDRYGRLLGHCMAGGTDLNRAQVEAGWAVAYGDFENEQAIARAAKVGIWAGTFDQPQDWRAGHRGEIVERKHGTLASIGDAVREIFRFW
- a CDS encoding DNA alkylation repair protein; translated protein: MSLPSPGWTAQEVVAHLRSIGTEENRRGMARFGINTATALGVGNADLRPLARKLKRNHERSLALWDSGIREARLIAAFTGEPKEITIEECRRWAGDFDSWEVVDTVSDLFGDTPFWRELIEEFAADEREFVRRTAFAMLAWAAVHLKKEPDATFLPYLRLIDAQAGDERNFVRKAVNWALRQIGKRSVTLHAPALALAQKLAVSSDKTRRWVGKDAAKELSDAKTLERLAARKI
- a CDS encoding Lrp/AsnC family transcriptional regulator is translated as MDRLDRKILRLLQEDATLAVADVAKKVGLSTTPCWRRIQKLEEEGVIKRRVAILDHEKVNVRVTVFVSIRTNSHSHEWLRRFSEVIQEFPEVVEFYRMSGDVDYLLRVVVPDIAAYDAFYKRLIAKIEIRDVSSSFAMEQIKYTTEIPLDYMVLDKESGANAA
- a CDS encoding DUF3299 domain-containing protein: MNCFKSIIALAAALSLSVAGASAATMHIFWKDLRPATQALAEDAGLPMIAAKLPDHGETLSLGLQDKIIQLAGYALPVDRDGDLVYQFLLVPWTGACSHMPTPPPNQIVLVTPAHPYKMSEAYQPVAVTGALKPDMEKSQLFILDGVNVIQSGYTVRKAEVVGVDTVSDTITLPVNSPWTFLNKKKN